A window of the Lolium perenne isolate Kyuss_39 chromosome 7, Kyuss_2.0, whole genome shotgun sequence genome harbors these coding sequences:
- the LOC139833005 gene encoding transcription initiation factor TFIID subunit 1-like, with product MSVAGSSVSDKRTMDATDLKSTGKVGKIKIFNKIKSEDYPPDTPKPSVVIRPPAEAEKDAPRKKVIIKQPKGHVDQQRAIDIRSGQEPRKIRKIAELSTLEKANREEDHWFAGEPSQMNSSGRLGSEGNRKNKVMGNDESWRAFQEQRERQEQRLIEARMYEASREEELQKAKKKNKKKKKHEFRDDDVLDHRPYRNDRKVPERNRAAKRRTPADMAEYAPSAKRRRGGEVELSNILEKIVDHLRDQTSISLLFLKPVTKKIAPDYYDVILRPMDLGTIRDKARKMEYKNRDEFRHDVAQIRLNAHLYNDSRHPHIPPLAEQLLEICDSLLLESADLLDDAESAIEG from the exons ATGTCAGTCGCAGGTTCTTCGGTTTCTGATAAACGTACAATGGATGCTACAGATTTGAAATCTACTGGAAAAGTGGGCAAGATTAAAATATTCAATAAGATTAAATCTGAAGATTATCCTCCTGATACTCCTAAGCCATCAGTTGTAATACGTCCTCCTGCTGAAGCAGAGAAGGATGCACCTCGTAAGAAGGTCATTATCAAGCAGCCTAAGGGGCATGTAGACCAGCAAAGAGCTATTGACATTAGGAGTGGCCAGGAGCCCAGAAAGATAAGGAAAATTGCTGAGTTATCAACCTTAGAGAAGGCTAACCGAGAGGAAGATCATTGGTTTGCTGGAGAGCCCAGCCAGATGAATTCCTCTGGTAGGTTGGGTTCGGAGGGTAATAGAAAAAACAAAGTAATGGGAAATGATGAATCCTGGAGAGCTTTTCAAGAGCAGCGAGAGAGACAGGAACAGAGGTTAATTGAAGCTAGGATGTATGAAGCAAGCAGGGAGGAAGAGCTCCAGAAGGCAAAGAAgaaaaacaagaaaaagaaaaaacatgaATTTCGAGATGACGACGTTCTGGATCACCGGCCATATAGAAATGACAGAAAGGTACCTGAAAGGAATCGAGCAGCAAAGAGACGTACTCCAGCTGATATGGCAGAATATGCTCCATCGGCCAAGCGGCGCCGAGGAGGAGAG GTTGAGCTCTCCAACATATTGGAAAAGATAGTTGATCACCTGAGGGACCAAACTTCTATATCCTTATTGTTCCTCAAACCAGTGACAAAGAAAATCGCTCCTGATTACTACGATGTAATCCTGCGCCCGATGGACCTTGGCACGATAAGGGACAAGGCGAGGAAGATGGAGTACAAAAACAGGGACGAGTTCAGGCATGACGTGGCGCAGATCAGATTGAACGCGCATTTGTACAATGACTCGCGGCACCCCCACATCCCTCCGCTAGCTGAGCAGCTCCTGGAGATATGCGACAGCCTTCTCTTGGAGAGCGCggacttgctcgatgatgcggaaAGCGCGATCGAGGGGTAG